A genomic window from Candidatus Nitrosotenuis uzonensis includes:
- a CDS encoding matrixin family metalloprotease produces the protein MADTKSINRLRDHLEMMKRELGHTTEQIKQLERNDKKRSDWNEFDNIKGTSINELREHQSELVKEISKVQKEIKKYRSKSLLVAELAVLPAVFLLIVFSGIFDVVDKSPASSPILKTRYLTENLRGDTIDTWKSWRLVDNTLNVNILKSPRVTDHQLRIIRDAISSERTVQFDDYLVHKGSKGSQSTYYVGWAGALKSVQTQTKYNLPSNFNFISTPGGEGDIIITLSNVRDSDGYTGYTKSITEDNEILKSFITIYDISNLTDEQLATIVRHEFGHALGLGHSTAPEDLMAPTIDMTIPYITECNVAAIVDLYNGNEAAQTVCEK, from the coding sequence ATGGCAGATACAAAATCAATCAATCGCCTAAGAGATCACTTGGAAATGATGAAAAGAGAACTTGGACATACAACAGAGCAGATAAAACAATTAGAGCGAAATGACAAAAAGCGCTCAGACTGGAATGAATTTGACAACATAAAAGGCACATCAATTAATGAACTCAGAGAACACCAATCAGAGCTAGTCAAAGAAATTTCAAAAGTGCAAAAGGAGATCAAGAAATATCGCTCAAAAAGTCTGCTTGTAGCAGAATTGGCTGTGTTGCCTGCAGTTTTTTTGTTAATTGTTTTTTCAGGAATATTTGATGTTGTAGATAAATCTCCTGCTTCCTCACCAATACTAAAAACAAGGTATCTAACTGAAAACCTCCGCGGGGACACCATAGACACTTGGAAATCATGGAGGCTTGTTGATAACACACTCAATGTGAACATCCTAAAATCTCCTCGTGTTACAGATCACCAACTACGGATCATACGCGATGCCATTTCGTCTGAGAGAACAGTTCAGTTTGATGACTATCTTGTTCATAAGGGATCAAAAGGTTCACAGTCCACATACTACGTAGGATGGGCTGGGGCACTCAAAAGCGTGCAAACGCAAACCAAGTACAACCTGCCAAGCAATTTCAACTTTATAAGCACGCCGGGTGGAGAAGGCGACATCATCATAACATTATCTAATGTGAGGGATTCTGATGGATATACAGGATACACCAAGTCAATAACTGAGGATAACGAGATACTAAAGTCATTTATCACCATATACGACATTTCAAATCTTACAGACGAGCAGCTTGCTACAATAGTCAGACATGAATTCGGTCATGCGTTAGGACTTGGACATTCTACCGCACCTGAGGATCTGATGGCGCCTACAATAGACATGACGATTCCATACATTACCGAGTGTAATGTAGCTGCAATTGTGGACTTGTACAACGGTAATGAAGCAGCACAAACAGTTTGCGAGAAATAA